In a genomic window of Streptomyces roseoviridis:
- a CDS encoding DUF6227 family protein, which translates to MNDPRDHSHDPFETTETHLERLLGRALNSFDLPDSLIERLETALAHSSALYSSHHSASLHRTTYRHTYLLPDGAALSLWELVHNSGRDGAEQHELYAEEAEVRLAASRLPAGPSLGWTAENADGTPAEEDGDLELLSALLARPIPAQPRMYVPDNSADHARRVLRRAENADRPGEATARRLRLAFAHHITQAFGRQCPVDAGRDAGFTLYEHQFLLLDGSEVSLWEVEHTATPDGRHMCEVYEDERAAREAMESRSRVR; encoded by the coding sequence TTGAACGATCCGCGGGATCATTCTCACGATCCTTTCGAGACGACCGAGACCCACCTTGAGCGCCTCCTCGGCCGGGCGCTCAACTCCTTCGACCTGCCCGACTCCCTGATCGAGCGCCTGGAGACGGCGCTCGCCCACTCCAGTGCGCTGTACTCCTCGCACCACAGTGCGTCGCTGCACCGCACCACCTACCGCCACACCTACCTGCTCCCCGACGGCGCCGCGCTCAGCCTCTGGGAGCTGGTGCACAACTCCGGCCGGGACGGGGCGGAGCAGCACGAGCTGTACGCGGAGGAGGCGGAGGTACGGCTCGCGGCCTCCCGGCTGCCGGCCGGCCCCTCGCTCGGCTGGACCGCCGAGAACGCCGACGGCACGCCGGCCGAGGAGGACGGCGACCTGGAGCTGCTCAGCGCGCTCCTGGCCCGCCCGATACCGGCCCAGCCCCGGATGTACGTGCCGGACAACTCCGCAGACCACGCCCGCCGGGTGCTGCGCCGGGCGGAGAACGCGGACCGGCCGGGTGAGGCGACCGCCCGGCGGCTGCGGCTCGCGTTCGCGCACCACATCACGCAGGCTTTCGGGCGCCAGTGTCCCGTGGACGCGGGCCGGGACGCCGGCTTCACCCTCTACGAGCACCAGTTCCTGCTGCTGGACGGCAGCGAGGTCAGCCTGTGGGAGGTCGAGCACACGGCGACGCCGGACGGCCGCCACATGTGCGAGGTGTACGAGGACGAGCGCGCGGCGCGCGAGGCGATGGAGTCCCGTTCCCGGGTGCGCTGA
- a CDS encoding proline-rich domain-containing protein produces the protein MLTGLTPSAAAWGDPVADGRSGVATAGPVTDDECEDRPPHGEPQGPPPWEQEGPPPWEQEGPPPHGDPQGPPPHGESQGPPPWEQQGPPPWEQGPRGPQGSPVPEGLQQFLDDKIGSLPGSRFLRAVPFTGDGHDPCEVGPTGPTGPTGPTGPTGPTGPTGGTGPTGPTGPTGATGATGATGAAGLTGPTGPTGPTGPTGPTGPTGPTGPTGPTGATGATGATGPCSDIDLYAPSNAEDQQAVLTGGRVYVGRAPSPGALIVWQDLTNAVGTMADPANPGFPGNACGVAFADQGMTAFVKIVTTTGQVWQTMGNTAGANFIWNQPWFQQTTPTPAALRANKFVRALPPGASPNR, from the coding sequence GTGCTGACGGGCCTTACGCCCTCGGCGGCCGCGTGGGGCGACCCGGTGGCCGACGGCCGGTCCGGCGTCGCGACGGCCGGGCCCGTGACCGACGACGAGTGCGAGGACCGGCCGCCGCACGGCGAGCCGCAGGGACCGCCGCCCTGGGAACAGGAAGGCCCGCCGCCGTGGGAGCAGGAGGGCCCGCCGCCGCACGGCGATCCGCAGGGGCCCCCGCCGCACGGCGAGTCGCAGGGACCGCCGCCCTGGGAACAGCAGGGCCCCCCGCCGTGGGAGCAGGGGCCGCGTGGCCCCCAGGGGTCGCCGGTGCCCGAGGGCCTCCAGCAGTTCCTGGACGACAAGATCGGTTCGTTGCCGGGCAGCCGCTTCCTGCGGGCCGTCCCGTTCACGGGCGACGGCCACGACCCTTGCGAGGTCGGACCGACCGGACCGACGGGACCGACCGGACCGACCGGACCGACCGGACCGACGGGGCCCACAGGTGGCACGGGGCCCACCGGCCCGACCGGGCCCACCGGAGCGACGGGGGCTACCGGAGCGACGGGGGCCGCCGGGCTCACCGGACCCACTGGACCTACCGGCCCCACGGGACCCACCGGCCCCACGGGGCCCACTGGACCTACCGGCCCCACGGGACCCACCGGGGCCACCGGGGCCACGGGCGCGACCGGGCCCTGTTCCGACATCGACCTCTACGCCCCCTCGAACGCCGAGGACCAGCAGGCAGTCCTCACCGGCGGACGCGTGTACGTCGGCAGGGCGCCCTCACCGGGTGCCCTGATCGTCTGGCAGGACCTCACCAACGCGGTCGGGACCATGGCCGACCCCGCCAATCCCGGCTTCCCCGGCAACGCCTGCGGCGTGGCCTTCGCGGACCAGGGCATGACGGCCTTCGTCAAGATCGTGACGACCACCGGGCAGGTGTGGCAGACGATGGGCAACACCGCGGGGGCCAACTTCATCTGGAACCAGCCCTGGTTCCAGCAGACGACACCCACCCCGGCGGCGCTCCGCGCGAACAAGTTCGTGCGCGCCCTGCCCCCGGGCGCTTCTCCCAACAGGTGA
- a CDS encoding MFS transporter, translating to MSSHDAVMDAATTDKRRWIALAIVMTAAFMDLVDATIVNIAIPSIERDLGASFGAIQWITAGYALAFAAGLITGGRLGDIYGRKRLFLLGTAGFTLASALCGFAAGPEMLVGSRLLQGVAAAMMVPQVLSIVHVTFPAHERGKVFGLFGAIVGLGAVSGPLLGALLTQWNIAGLEWRPIFLINLPVGIAALILGRKFIIESKAPKALRLDLVGVAMVTVALLMLIYPLTRGRELGWPLWGHLMMAGSLVVFAALVAYEKYKTRKDGSPLVELSLFRVKSFAAGIAVQLTFGVVMGIFFLVWTLYMQIGLGWSPLRAGLTGVPFSIAVSLAAGLSVQQLVPRFGRKVLQAGALTMAAGILLYFFVSGRYGSGIDPWQMILPLVVMGLGMGLIVAPLTDAVLSEVPREHAGSASGLINTTGQMGNALGLGLVSVVFFGTIDEERLAAAPAETGAAFIDAFQNSLGWAALVLAGIFLVMFALPAKPKQHVEGAVEEPAEPTEPVKEPALAG from the coding sequence ATGAGTTCACACGACGCCGTCATGGATGCGGCCACCACCGACAAGAGGCGCTGGATCGCCCTCGCGATCGTCATGACCGCCGCCTTCATGGACCTGGTCGACGCCACGATCGTCAACATCGCGATCCCCAGCATCGAGCGGGACCTCGGCGCCTCGTTCGGCGCGATCCAGTGGATCACCGCCGGTTACGCGCTGGCGTTCGCCGCCGGCCTGATCACCGGCGGCCGGCTCGGTGACATCTACGGCCGCAAGCGCCTCTTCCTCCTCGGAACGGCGGGCTTCACCCTCGCCTCGGCGCTGTGCGGCTTCGCCGCCGGCCCGGAGATGCTGGTCGGCTCGCGTCTCCTCCAGGGCGTGGCGGCGGCGATGATGGTGCCGCAGGTGCTGTCGATCGTGCACGTGACCTTCCCGGCGCACGAGCGCGGCAAGGTCTTCGGCCTGTTCGGCGCCATCGTCGGCCTCGGCGCGGTCTCGGGCCCGCTGCTCGGCGCGCTGCTGACGCAGTGGAACATCGCGGGCCTCGAGTGGCGGCCGATCTTCCTGATCAACCTGCCGGTGGGAATCGCCGCCCTGATCCTCGGCCGCAAGTTCATCATCGAGTCGAAGGCGCCGAAGGCGCTCCGCCTCGACCTGGTCGGCGTGGCGATGGTGACGGTGGCGCTGCTGATGCTGATCTACCCGCTGACGCGCGGCCGCGAGCTGGGCTGGCCGCTGTGGGGCCACCTGATGATGGCCGGCAGCCTCGTCGTGTTCGCCGCCCTCGTCGCGTACGAGAAGTACAAGACCCGGAAGGACGGTTCGCCGCTCGTCGAGCTGTCGCTGTTCCGCGTGAAGAGCTTCGCGGCGGGCATCGCGGTGCAGCTGACGTTCGGCGTGGTGATGGGCATCTTCTTCCTGGTCTGGACGCTGTACATGCAGATCGGGCTCGGCTGGAGCCCGCTCAGGGCCGGTCTGACGGGCGTGCCGTTCTCGATCGCGGTCTCGCTGGCGGCGGGGCTGTCGGTCCAGCAGCTGGTGCCGCGCTTCGGCCGCAAGGTGCTCCAGGCGGGCGCCCTGACCATGGCGGCGGGCATCCTCCTGTACTTCTTCGTCTCGGGCCGCTACGGGTCGGGCATCGACCCGTGGCAGATGATCCTGCCGCTGGTGGTGATGGGGCTCGGCATGGGCCTGATCGTGGCCCCGCTGACGGACGCGGTGCTGTCGGAGGTGCCGCGCGAGCACGCCGGTTCGGCCTCGGGCCTGATCAACACGACCGGACAGATGGGCAACGCGCTGGGTCTCGGCCTGGTGTCGGTGGTGTTCTTCGGCACGATCGACGAGGAGCGGCTGGCGGCGGCTCCGGCGGAGACGGGCGCGGCGTTCATCGACGCGTTCCAGAACTCGCTGGGCTGGGCGGCGCTGGTGCTGGCCGGCATCTTCCTGGTCATGTTCGCGCTGCCGGCGAAGCCGAAGCAGCACGTCGAGGGCGCGGTGGAGGAACCGGCTGAGCCGACCGAGCCGGTGAAGGAACCGGCGCTGGCGGGCTGA
- a CDS encoding class III extradiol ring-cleavage dioxygenase has product MPALYLSHGAPPLADDPVWPGQLAAWAAGLPRPTAILMVSAHWEEAPLALGATETVPLVYDFWGFPEHYYRVRYAAPGAPGLADAVRKLLRAPGTPVQDIPDRGLDHGAYVPLVEMFPEADVPVLQISLPTLDPRRLMDIGRRLAPLRDEGVLIVGSGFFTHNLAALRHTGVPGWSAEFDAWGREALAAHDVDALLDFESASPAGRLAHPRTEHFAPLFVTLGAADATGDLDRGRSVIDGFWMGLAKRSVQFG; this is encoded by the coding sequence ATGCCCGCGCTCTACCTCTCGCACGGCGCCCCGCCGCTCGCCGACGACCCCGTCTGGCCCGGCCAGCTCGCCGCCTGGGCCGCCGGCCTGCCCCGCCCCACGGCGATCCTCATGGTCTCCGCCCACTGGGAGGAGGCCCCCCTCGCCCTCGGCGCCACCGAGACCGTCCCCCTCGTGTACGACTTCTGGGGCTTCCCCGAGCACTACTACCGGGTCCGGTACGCGGCCCCCGGCGCCCCCGGGCTCGCCGACGCCGTCCGCAAGCTGCTCCGCGCCCCCGGCACCCCGGTGCAGGACATCCCCGACCGGGGCCTCGACCACGGCGCCTACGTCCCGCTCGTCGAGATGTTCCCCGAGGCCGACGTCCCCGTCCTGCAGATCTCGCTGCCCACCCTCGACCCGCGCCGCCTCATGGACATCGGCCGCAGGCTCGCCCCCCTGCGCGACGAGGGCGTCCTCATCGTCGGCAGCGGCTTCTTCACCCACAACCTCGCCGCCCTCCGGCACACCGGAGTGCCCGGCTGGTCCGCCGAGTTCGACGCCTGGGGACGCGAGGCGCTCGCCGCGCACGACGTCGACGCCCTGCTCGACTTCGAGTCCGCCTCACCGGCGGGCCGGCTCGCCCACCCCCGCACCGAGCACTTCGCCCCCCTCTTCGTCACCCTCGGCGCCGCCGACGCGACCGGCGACCTGGACCGGGGGCGGAGCGTCATCGACGGCTTCTGGATGGGCCTGGCCAAGCGCTCGGTCCAGTTCGGCTGA
- a CDS encoding N-acetyltransferase family protein yields MDPGNVQVRAGTEGDLAALTELYNHYVRETAITFDTEPFTPEQRLPWLRSHPGDGPHRLLVAQATKAGGILGYATSSAFRPKAAYDTSVEVSVYLSPTAGGRGIGTLLYGELFRVLAGEDVHRAYAGIALPNAASVRLHARFGFRHAGTFGQVGRKFGRYWDVAWYEKDL; encoded by the coding sequence ATGGATCCCGGCAATGTGCAGGTCAGGGCGGGCACGGAGGGTGATCTGGCCGCGCTCACCGAGCTCTACAACCACTACGTCCGTGAGACCGCGATCACATTCGACACGGAGCCCTTCACTCCGGAGCAGCGGCTCCCTTGGCTCCGCTCCCACCCTGGAGACGGCCCCCACCGCCTTTTGGTTGCTCAGGCAACGAAGGCGGGCGGGATCCTCGGCTACGCGACGAGCAGCGCCTTCAGGCCGAAGGCCGCGTACGACACCTCGGTGGAGGTGAGCGTCTACCTCTCCCCCACGGCCGGCGGGCGGGGCATCGGCACCCTGCTGTACGGGGAGCTGTTCCGGGTCCTGGCGGGCGAGGACGTCCACCGGGCGTACGCCGGGATCGCGCTGCCGAACGCCGCCTCGGTCCGGCTGCACGCCCGCTTCGGTTTCCGCCACGCCGGCACGTTCGGGCAGGTGGGGCGGAAGTTCGGGCGCTACTGGGACGTGGCCTGGTACGAGAAGGACCTCTGA
- a CDS encoding P1 family peptidase, whose amino-acid sequence MTEQQDIRQRAGDPRDGTGHRPLHDGLTDVAGLRVGHARVPGDRALSGTTVVLAPEGGVVAAVDVRGGGPGTRETDALDPRNVVQRIDAVVLTGGSAYGLDSAGGVMAWLEEHGRGVRVGPDPAHVVPVVPAACVFDLGRGGDFGARPDASTGRAAVVAAAASGPHARVETGAVGAGTGAVVGGLRGGVGTASTVLESGITVGALVVVNAVGSAVDPETGVPYGSYFAGGRPSYPDPVVHGEALRRLAEARERFSPPPLNTTLAVVATDAALTRAQAQKLAGTAHDGIARAVRPVHLLNDGDTVFALATGARELPSAPGSPPGPLALNDLLAAGADTVTRAIVQAVLAPSEGVSGPGGEFPAYRELYGTVSRD is encoded by the coding sequence ATGACGGAGCAGCAGGACATCAGGCAGCGGGCCGGCGACCCCCGTGACGGCACCGGTCACCGCCCCCTCCACGACGGGCTCACCGATGTGGCGGGCCTCCGGGTCGGCCACGCGCGGGTGCCGGGTGACCGGGCGCTATCCGGCACGACGGTGGTTCTCGCCCCCGAGGGCGGTGTGGTGGCCGCCGTGGACGTGCGGGGCGGTGGCCCCGGCACGCGGGAGACGGACGCGCTGGACCCCCGTAACGTCGTCCAGCGGATCGACGCCGTGGTCCTGACCGGCGGCAGCGCGTACGGGCTCGACTCGGCGGGCGGGGTGATGGCCTGGCTGGAGGAGCACGGGCGAGGGGTGCGGGTGGGGCCGGACCCGGCGCACGTGGTGCCGGTGGTGCCCGCGGCCTGCGTCTTCGACCTGGGCAGAGGCGGCGACTTCGGTGCCCGGCCGGACGCCTCGACGGGCCGGGCAGCCGTGGTGGCGGCCGCCGCGAGCGGGCCGCACGCGCGCGTGGAGACGGGCGCGGTGGGGGCGGGGACGGGGGCCGTGGTCGGCGGGCTCAGGGGCGGGGTGGGGACGGCGAGCACGGTCCTGGAGTCGGGGATCACGGTCGGGGCGCTGGTCGTGGTCAACGCGGTCGGTTCGGCGGTCGACCCGGAGACGGGAGTGCCGTACGGCAGCTACTTCGCCGGCGGACGGCCCTCGTATCCCGATCCGGTCGTCCACGGGGAGGCGCTGCGGCGGCTCGCCGAGGCGCGGGAGAGGTTCTCCCCACCGCCTCTGAACACCACGCTCGCGGTGGTCGCGACCGACGCGGCGCTGACCCGCGCGCAGGCGCAGAAGCTCGCGGGGACGGCGCACGACGGCATCGCGCGCGCGGTCCGTCCGGTGCATCTCCTGAACGACGGCGACACCGTGTTCGCGCTCGCGACGGGGGCGCGCGAGCTGCCCTCCGCGCCGGGGTCGCCGCCCGGTCCGCTGGCCCTCAACGACCTCCTCGCGGCGGGCGCGGACACCGTCACCCGGGCCATCGTCCAGGCGGTCCTCGCGCCGTCTGAGGGGGTGTCGGGGCCGGGCGGGGAGTTCCCCGCGTACCGGGAGCTGTACGGGACGGTGTCGCGCGACTAG
- a CDS encoding sigma-70 family RNA polymerase sigma factor, with amino-acid sequence MATRAVARRQSSAASGTGGRASSVRAVGGEIADRDLVGMYLDEIARTPLLDAAKEVELSQTIEAGVYAQQILDGEVESEAAGASREELEALVAEGERAKDLFIKSNLRLVVAVARRYPRSGLPLLDLIQEGNAGLVRAVEKFDYAKGFKFSTYATWWIRQAITRSIADQSRTIRLPVHLVEELGRIRRVQREFNREHGREPEPAEIAAELGSTPERVIDVLDWSRDPVSLNMSVDDEGETQFGDLLEDTSAVSPEQSVMTLLRSEELDDLIDRLDHRTASIIRMRYGIEDGRERTLTEVGKEHGLTRERIRQIEKHALLELKKLARDTGFDAVA; translated from the coding sequence ATGGCAACCCGTGCCGTCGCCCGTCGTCAGTCGTCCGCCGCGAGCGGGACCGGCGGCCGGGCAAGCAGCGTTCGCGCCGTGGGCGGGGAGATCGCCGACCGCGACCTGGTCGGCATGTACCTCGACGAGATCGCGCGTACGCCCCTGCTCGACGCCGCCAAGGAGGTCGAGCTCTCCCAGACCATCGAGGCGGGCGTCTACGCCCAGCAGATCCTCGACGGAGAGGTGGAGAGCGAGGCCGCCGGCGCCTCGCGCGAGGAGCTCGAAGCGCTGGTCGCCGAGGGCGAGCGTGCCAAGGACCTCTTCATCAAGTCCAACCTGCGCCTTGTCGTCGCCGTCGCCCGGCGCTACCCGCGCAGCGGCCTGCCCCTGCTCGACCTGATCCAGGAGGGGAACGCGGGCCTGGTGCGGGCGGTCGAGAAGTTCGACTACGCGAAGGGCTTCAAGTTCTCCACGTACGCCACGTGGTGGATCCGCCAGGCCATCACCCGCTCCATCGCCGACCAGTCCCGCACGATCCGGCTCCCCGTCCACCTGGTGGAGGAGCTGGGCCGCATCCGCCGGGTGCAGCGCGAGTTCAACCGCGAGCACGGCCGCGAGCCGGAGCCCGCCGAGATCGCCGCCGAGCTGGGCTCGACCCCCGAGCGGGTCATCGACGTCCTCGACTGGTCGCGCGACCCGGTCTCGCTGAACATGTCGGTGGACGACGAGGGCGAGACCCAGTTCGGCGACCTCCTGGAGGACACCTCGGCCGTCTCCCCGGAGCAGTCCGTCATGACCCTGCTGCGCAGCGAGGAGCTGGACGACCTCATCGACCGGCTGGACCACCGCACGGCCTCCATCATCCGCATGCGCTACGGCATCGAGGACGGCCGCGAGCGCACCCTCACCGAGGTCGGCAAGGAACACGGCCTGACCCGCGAGCGCATCCGCCAGATCGAGAAGCACGCCCTCCTCGAACTGAAGAAGCTGGCCCGCGACACGGGCTTCGACGCGGTGGCGTAA
- a CDS encoding tetratricopeptide repeat-containing glycosyltransferase, whose product MIVKNEAAVIERCLTSVRPLVDTWVVSDTGSTDGTQDLIRAALQGIPGELREEPWVDFGHNRSLNIARARGRADYLLLLDADHVLHQDGPLPELTADAYLLRHRGALEYRIKRLVRGDLPWRYEGVTHEYLTADRDHVQQNLDALVVEDHADGGSRHDKFERDARLLRAELARDPSNPRTVFYLAQTLRDSGGRAKEAAALYERRAAMGGWGEEVYYSLLQAGVLAAASGDWPTAQDAFVRAWESRPQRLEACYELASGLRRMNRHHAAHAIVSSVLDRPQPAEDVLFLQPWVYRWGLLFEYSITAYWVGDHQASLAACDRLLGLPDLPAPYRQQTRANREFALAKLAVPRTPLPASSLPPVPAAPAALDPASSSAPVSTAACAPGATPIPDATPVPGPASSPASVSTAACASDPTPARGPAFSPAPAPAPTPGSAATSLGPAPDSVSAALRA is encoded by the coding sequence ATGATCGTCAAGAACGAGGCCGCGGTCATCGAACGGTGCCTCACCTCAGTCCGGCCCCTGGTGGACACATGGGTGGTGTCCGACACCGGTTCCACCGACGGCACGCAGGACCTGATCCGCGCCGCTCTCCAGGGCATCCCCGGCGAACTCCGCGAGGAGCCCTGGGTGGACTTCGGTCACAACCGGAGCCTGAACATCGCTCGTGCCCGTGGCCGCGCCGACTACCTGCTCCTCCTCGACGCCGACCACGTCCTGCACCAGGACGGCCCGCTGCCGGAGCTGACCGCCGACGCCTATCTGCTGCGGCACCGGGGTGCCCTGGAGTACCGGATCAAACGCCTGGTCAGGGGCGATCTTCCCTGGCGCTACGAAGGCGTCACCCACGAGTACCTGACCGCGGACCGCGACCACGTCCAGCAGAACCTGGACGCACTCGTCGTCGAGGATCACGCCGACGGCGGCTCGCGCCACGACAAGTTCGAACGCGACGCCCGCCTCCTGCGCGCCGAACTCGCCCGCGACCCGTCCAACCCCCGTACCGTCTTCTACCTCGCCCAGACCCTGCGCGACTCCGGCGGCCGGGCGAAGGAGGCGGCCGCCCTGTACGAGCGACGCGCGGCCATGGGCGGCTGGGGCGAGGAGGTCTACTACTCCCTCCTCCAGGCGGGCGTCCTCGCCGCCGCGTCCGGCGACTGGCCGACCGCGCAGGACGCGTTCGTACGGGCCTGGGAGTCCCGGCCGCAGCGCCTGGAGGCGTGTTACGAGCTGGCCTCGGGCCTGCGGAGGATGAACCGTCACCACGCCGCCCACGCGATCGTCTCGTCCGTCCTCGACCGTCCGCAGCCGGCCGAGGACGTGCTGTTCCTCCAGCCGTGGGTGTACCGCTGGGGGCTGCTGTTCGAGTACTCGATCACCGCCTACTGGGTCGGCGACCACCAGGCATCGCTCGCCGCCTGCGACCGGCTGCTCGGCCTGCCGGACCTGCCCGCCCCCTACCGGCAACAGACCCGGGCGAACCGCGAGTTCGCCCTGGCGAAGCTCGCCGTCCCCCGAACCCCCCTCCCCGCCTCTTCCCTACCCCCTGTCCCCGCTGCGCCCGCCGCCCTGGATCCTGCGTCTTCCTCGGCCCCCGTCTCCACTGCCGCCTGCGCCCCGGGCGCCACCCCCATCCCGGATGCCACCCCCGTCCCGGGGCCCGCGTCTTCCCCGGCCTCCGTCTCCACTGCCGCCTGCGCCTCGGATCCCACCCCCGCCCGGGGGCCCGCGTTTTCCCCGGCTCCAGCGCCCGCCCCAACCCCCGGCTCCGCTGCCACGTCCCTGGGACCCGCCCCGGACAGCGTGTCCGCCGCCCTCCGCGCCTGA
- a CDS encoding YafY family protein — protein MTDTPARLLNLLSLLQTPREWPGSELAERLSVSPRTIRRDIDRLRDLGYPVEATMGAVGGYRLVAGTAMPPLLLDDEEAVAIAVGLRAGAGHAIEGVEEASVRALAKLEQVLPSRLRHRVSTLQNATIPLTRGDGATVAPQTLTALAGAVTGQERLRFGYRAGDGAETKRLVEPYRLVSTGRRWYLVAYDLGREDWRTFRVDRVSEPFPTGARFAPRELPAGDAAAYLERSMTRTQPELDLDVSFEAPAEFVAARLPAHLAPVADGETACRLRARTVDSVEWLALRLALVDAEFTIHGPASLIAYVEDLTGRLSAATRG, from the coding sequence ATGACCGACACACCGGCACGACTCCTGAATCTGCTGTCGCTCCTCCAGACCCCTCGTGAGTGGCCGGGCAGCGAGCTCGCCGAACGGCTCTCGGTCTCGCCGCGCACCATCCGGCGGGACATCGACCGGCTGCGCGACCTCGGCTACCCGGTCGAGGCGACCATGGGCGCCGTCGGCGGCTACCGCCTGGTGGCCGGCACCGCGATGCCGCCGCTGCTCCTCGACGACGAGGAGGCCGTCGCCATCGCGGTGGGGCTCCGGGCGGGTGCGGGGCACGCCATCGAGGGCGTCGAGGAGGCATCTGTACGGGCGCTGGCCAAACTGGAGCAGGTCCTGCCGTCCCGGCTGCGGCACCGCGTCTCCACCCTCCAGAACGCCACGATCCCGCTCACGCGCGGGGACGGGGCGACCGTCGCGCCGCAGACCCTGACCGCGCTCGCGGGCGCGGTCACCGGGCAGGAGCGGTTGCGGTTCGGCTACCGGGCGGGCGACGGGGCGGAGACGAAACGGCTCGTGGAGCCCTACCGGCTCGTGTCGACGGGCCGACGGTGGTACCTCGTCGCCTACGACCTGGGGCGGGAGGACTGGCGGACGTTCCGGGTCGACCGGGTCAGCGAGCCCTTCCCCACCGGGGCGCGCTTCGCGCCGCGGGAGCTGCCGGCCGGGGACGCGGCGGCCTATCTGGAGCGGTCGATGACGCGGACCCAGCCGGAGCTCGACCTCGACGTGAGCTTCGAGGCACCGGCGGAGTTCGTGGCGGCGCGGCTGCCGGCACACCTGGCGCCGGTGGCCGACGGGGAGACGGCCTGCCGGCTGCGGGCCCGCACCGTCGACTCCGTCGAGTGGCTGGCCCTGCGGCTGGCGCTGGTCGACGCGGAGTTCACGATCCACGGCCCGGCGTCGCTGATCGCGTACGTGGAGGACCTGACGGGGAGGCTGTCGGCGGCCACGCGGGGGTGA
- a CDS encoding MarR family winged helix-turn-helix transcriptional regulator, giving the protein MTEPRWLSDEEQRVWRAYLHATTLLEDHLDRQLQRDAGMPHVYYGLLVQLSQAPRRRMRMTELARDVKITRSRLSHAVARLEKNGWVAREECPSDKRGQFARLTDEGYEVLRRTAPGHVGAVRQALFDRLTDEQVEQLGAIMRTVAEGLQPAGPDADLPWLR; this is encoded by the coding sequence ATGACCGAACCCCGCTGGCTCAGCGACGAGGAACAGCGCGTCTGGCGCGCCTACCTCCACGCCACCACCCTCCTGGAGGACCATCTCGACCGCCAGCTGCAGCGCGACGCCGGGATGCCCCACGTCTACTACGGACTGCTGGTCCAGCTCTCCCAGGCCCCCCGCCGCCGGATGCGGATGACGGAGCTGGCCAGGGACGTGAAGATCACCCGCTCCCGCCTGTCGCACGCCGTCGCCCGGCTGGAGAAGAACGGCTGGGTGGCGCGCGAGGAGTGCCCCTCCGACAAGCGCGGCCAGTTCGCGCGACTGACGGACGAGGGGTACGAGGTGCTGCGCCGGACCGCGCCCGGGCATGTCGGGGCCGTACGGCAGGCCCTCTTCGACCGGCTGACGGACGAGCAGGTCGAGCAGCTCGGCGCGATCATGCGGACCGTCGCCGAGGGCCTCCAGCCCGCCGGCCCGGACGCGGACCTGCCCTGGCTCCGCTGA